Proteins encoded in a region of the Geobacillus genomosp. 3 genome:
- a CDS encoding DUF3311 domain-containing protein, producing the protein MKNIRWLMVLPFIGMLGGVPFVNQVTPYVFGMPLLLFWLVAWVIITSIIMAIVYRFDPAVKEDEQT; encoded by the coding sequence TTGAAAAACATTCGTTGGCTGATGGTGTTGCCGTTTATCGGCATGCTTGGCGGCGTTCCATTTGTGAATCAAGTGACTCCGTATGTGTTTGGCATGCCGTTGCTTCTGTTTTGGCTAGTGGCTTGGGTGATCATCACCTCGATCATTATGGCGATTGTTTATCGCTTTGACCCCGCGGTGAAGGAGGACGAGCAAACATGA
- a CDS encoding M20 family metallopeptidase, which produces MTKEEIKRLVDEVKADVIAWRRYLHAHPELSFQEEKTAQFVYETLQSFGGLEITRPTKTSVMARLVGRQPGRVVAIRADMDALPIQEENTFEFASKTPGVMHACGHDGHTAMLLGTAKIFAQLRDQLRGEIRFLFQHAEELFPGGAEEMVQAGVMDGVDVVIGTHLWSPLERGKVGIVYGPMMAAPDRFFIRIIGKGGHGAMPHQTIDAIAIGAQVVTNLQHIVSRYVDPIEPLVVSVTQFVAGTAHNVLPGEVEIQGTVRTFDAKLRQTVPQWMERIVKGITEAHGASYEFRFDYGYRPVINYDEVTRVIEETTRELFGEEAVARLKPNMGGEDFSAFLQKAPGSFFYVGARNEEKGIIYPHHHPRFTIDEDALEMGVQMFVGATLKLLAEAE; this is translated from the coding sequence ATGACAAAGGAAGAAATCAAACGGCTCGTCGATGAAGTGAAAGCGGACGTCATCGCTTGGCGCCGCTACTTGCACGCCCATCCCGAATTGTCGTTCCAAGAGGAGAAAACGGCGCAGTTTGTGTACGAGACGCTGCAATCGTTCGGCGGTCTCGAGATAACCCGCCCGACGAAAACGAGCGTGATGGCGCGCCTTGTCGGCCGACAGCCAGGCCGGGTCGTTGCCATTCGCGCGGATATGGACGCATTGCCGATTCAAGAGGAAAACACGTTTGAATTTGCTTCGAAAACTCCGGGCGTCATGCATGCGTGCGGCCATGACGGCCATACGGCGATGCTTTTGGGGACGGCGAAAATTTTTGCCCAGTTGCGTGATCAACTCCGCGGCGAAATCCGCTTTTTGTTCCAACATGCGGAAGAACTGTTCCCCGGCGGGGCGGAAGAGATGGTGCAAGCCGGCGTCATGGACGGAGTGGACGTCGTCATCGGCACCCACCTTTGGTCGCCGCTTGAGCGCGGCAAAGTCGGCATTGTGTACGGACCGATGATGGCCGCACCCGACCGCTTTTTCATCCGCATCATCGGCAAAGGCGGCCACGGGGCGATGCCGCACCAAACGATCGATGCGATCGCCATCGGCGCCCAAGTCGTGACAAACTTGCAACATATCGTCTCACGCTATGTTGACCCGATTGAGCCGCTCGTCGTATCCGTCACACAGTTTGTCGCGGGGACGGCGCATAACGTCTTGCCAGGGGAAGTCGAAATCCAAGGAACTGTGCGCACGTTCGATGCCAAGCTGCGCCAGACAGTGCCACAATGGATGGAGCGCATTGTCAAAGGCATTACCGAAGCGCACGGCGCCTCGTACGAGTTCCGATTTGACTACGGCTATCGCCCGGTCATCAACTACGACGAAGTGACCCGCGTCATCGAAGAAACGACGCGCGAACTGTTCGGCGAGGAAGCCGTCGCCCGTCTCAAGCCAAACATGGGCGGCGAGGACTTCTCGGCGTTCCTGCAAAAAGCGCCGGGCAGCTTTTTCTACGTCGGCGCTAGAAACGAAGAAAAGGGCATTATTTACCCGCACCACCACCCGCGCTTTACGATTGACGAAGACGCGCTCGAGATGGGTGTGCAAATGTTTGTCGGCGCGACGTTGAAACTGTTGGCGGAAGCGGAGTAA
- a CDS encoding hydantoinase/carbamoylase family amidase: protein MVQGERLWQRIMELGEIGKQPGGGVTRLSFTAEERQAKELVASYMREAGLAVYEDAAGNLIGRKEGMNPDAPVMLIGSHIDSVYNGGRFDGPLGVLAGIEVVQTMNEQGVRTHHPIEVVAFTDEEGARFRFGMIGSRAMAGTLPPEALDYRDVEGVSVAEALKRAGFDPDRLPQAARKPGTIKAYVELHIEQGRVLEEAGLPVGIVTGIAGLVWVKFTVEGKAEHAGATPMSLRRDPMAAAAQIMAVIEEEARRTGTTVGTVGQLHVFPGGINVIPERVEFVLDLRDLQAEVRDRVWGVIAERAQAIAKERNVRVTTELLQDMPPVLCSDEVKHAAEAACRKLGYPPFWLPSGAAHDGVQLAPLCPIGMIFVRSQDGVSHNPAEWSTKEDCAAGASVLYHTVQQLARGE from the coding sequence TTGGTTCAAGGAGAACGTCTTTGGCAACGGATCATGGAATTAGGGGAAATTGGGAAGCAACCGGGCGGCGGTGTGACGCGGCTTTCGTTCACCGCTGAAGAACGGCAAGCGAAAGAGTTGGTCGCTTCCTACATGCGCGAAGCGGGGCTCGCTGTATATGAAGACGCGGCAGGCAACTTGATCGGACGGAAAGAAGGCATGAATCCCGACGCGCCAGTTATGCTCATTGGTTCACATATTGATTCGGTCTACAATGGCGGCCGCTTTGACGGCCCGCTCGGGGTGCTGGCTGGCATCGAAGTGGTGCAGACGATGAATGAGCAAGGAGTCAGGACGCATCACCCGATTGAAGTCGTGGCGTTTACCGATGAAGAAGGGGCGCGCTTTCGTTTCGGCATGATCGGCAGCCGCGCGATGGCCGGGACGCTGCCGCCAGAAGCGCTCGACTATCGCGACGTGGAAGGGGTCTCCGTTGCCGAAGCGCTGAAGCGGGCGGGGTTTGATCCCGACCGCTTGCCGCAGGCAGCGCGAAAACCTGGAACGATCAAAGCGTATGTCGAACTGCATATCGAACAAGGCCGGGTGCTCGAGGAGGCCGGTCTTCCCGTCGGCATTGTCACCGGCATCGCCGGGCTCGTTTGGGTGAAATTCACCGTTGAAGGAAAGGCGGAACATGCCGGTGCGACGCCGATGTCGTTGCGGCGCGACCCGATGGCCGCCGCCGCGCAAATCATGGCGGTCATTGAAGAGGAAGCAAGGCGGACGGGGACAACGGTCGGAACGGTCGGACAGCTTCATGTGTTTCCAGGCGGCATTAACGTCATTCCCGAGCGGGTCGAATTTGTGCTCGATTTGCGCGACTTGCAGGCGGAAGTTCGCGATCGGGTATGGGGAGTGATAGCCGAGCGGGCGCAAGCGATCGCGAAGGAACGGAATGTCCGTGTCACAACCGAGCTGCTGCAAGACATGCCGCCAGTGCTATGTTCAGATGAAGTGAAGCATGCCGCCGAAGCGGCGTGCCGAAAGCTTGGCTATCCGCCGTTTTGGCTGCCGAGCGGTGCGGCTCATGATGGGGTGCAGCTCGCCCCCCTTTGTCCGATCGGCATGATCTTTGTCCGCTCCCAAGATGGGGTGAGTCATAATCCGGCGGAGTGGAGCACGAAGGAAGATTGCGCTGCTGGAGCGTCCGTCCTTTACCATACGGTGCAGCAGCTGGCTCGAGGGGAATAA
- a CDS encoding UDP-glucose dehydrogenase family protein, with amino-acid sequence MNVTIVGAGYVGLVTAACLADKGHDVTCVDVNEEKIGLLNEGTVPIYEPGLEPLLRRNRPRLRFTTDDGEAYRKADVIMIAVGTPPQPDGSVRLDDVWDALRRIARAAEQDGLVVIKSTVPVGTADEAARFLAENGRPGVKLDVASNPEFLSQGTAVRDTLQAPRIVLGVESERAERVMKTVYAPFALPYVVTDRKSAEMIKYAANVFLALKISYINDIANVCELVGADIEAVAEGIGMDPRIGRRFLRAGVGYGGSCLPKDAKALRQLAAAHGYSLKTVEAAIAVNEAQTWRLLEKARAHLGSLYGRTVAVLGASFKPGTDDVRESPAFANIERLVAEGANVRVWDPAALHHVARRFGEAVACCETIEDAIRDADVCFIFTEWPAVLQFDLHRYKALMKTPIVVDGRNCYGLRAAEATGLIYESIGRPAAGRTMGVLSSRPVSIHGEKEG; translated from the coding sequence GTGAACGTAACGATTGTAGGGGCGGGATACGTAGGACTCGTCACCGCCGCCTGCTTGGCGGACAAAGGACACGATGTGACATGCGTTGATGTGAATGAAGAAAAAATCGGCTTGTTAAACGAAGGAACCGTTCCGATTTATGAACCCGGGCTGGAGCCGCTCCTCAGGCGAAACCGCCCCCGCCTCCGCTTCACAACGGATGACGGCGAAGCGTATCGCAAGGCGGATGTCATCATGATCGCCGTCGGCACGCCGCCGCAGCCGGACGGGTCTGTAAGGCTTGACGACGTATGGGACGCATTGCGCCGCATCGCCCGGGCGGCGGAGCAGGATGGCCTTGTCGTCATCAAGTCGACCGTACCCGTCGGCACCGCCGATGAAGCCGCCCGCTTTTTGGCGGAAAACGGACGGCCGGGGGTGAAGCTCGACGTCGCATCCAACCCGGAGTTTTTGTCGCAAGGAACAGCGGTGCGCGACACATTGCAGGCGCCGCGCATTGTGTTGGGCGTTGAATCGGAGCGCGCCGAGCGGGTGATGAAAACCGTTTACGCCCCGTTTGCTCTTCCGTATGTCGTCACCGACCGGAAAAGCGCGGAGATGATCAAATACGCCGCCAATGTGTTTTTGGCGCTAAAAATTTCCTATATCAATGACATCGCCAACGTATGCGAGTTGGTAGGCGCCGACATCGAGGCGGTCGCCGAAGGGATCGGCATGGACCCGCGCATCGGCCGCCGCTTTTTGCGCGCCGGCGTCGGTTACGGCGGCTCGTGTTTGCCGAAGGATGCGAAGGCGCTTCGCCAGCTGGCTGCGGCGCACGGCTATTCGCTCAAAACGGTCGAGGCGGCGATTGCAGTCAATGAGGCGCAAACATGGCGGCTGCTTGAAAAAGCGCGCGCCCATCTCGGCTCGCTTTACGGACGGACGGTGGCGGTGTTGGGCGCTTCGTTCAAGCCAGGGACGGATGATGTGCGGGAATCGCCGGCGTTCGCCAACATCGAGCGTTTGGTCGCCGAAGGGGCGAACGTGCGCGTTTGGGACCCGGCCGCCCTCCATCATGTCGCCCGCCGCTTCGGCGAGGCGGTCGCTTGTTGTGAGACGATCGAAGACGCCATTCGTGATGCGGACGTTTGTTTCATTTTCACCGAGTGGCCCGCCGTCTTGCAGTTTGACCTTCACCGCTATAAGGCGCTGATGAAGACGCCAATCGTGGTGGACGGGCGCAACTGTTACGGCTTGAGGGCAGCGGAAGCCACCGGCCTGATCTACGAATCAATCGGGCGGCCGGCGGCGGGGAGGACGATGGGCGTTCTCTCATCACGGCCGGTCTCTATACATGGGGAAAAAGAAGGATAG
- the brnQ gene encoding branched-chain amino acid transport system II carrier protein, producing the protein MKMKDVVWTGLMLFSLFFGAGNLIFPPYLGMEAGTAVWPAVFGFIITGVGLPLLSVAAVAFAKDGVHSLGNAVHPLFSLCFSLAVYLAIGPFFGIPRAASVAYEIGAKPFFVDGGAFAMWLFTGIFFALVYWLSLNPSKLVDRIGQLLTPALLLSIAVLCMTGLIRLDDPQAAPAEKYASAPLAKGMLEGYLTMDTIAALAFGIVVIHALRDRGVNRPSLQAKATIQAGLIAGVGLALVYTGIAIIGSRMAGVGSFANGAELLSHVSALLFGGGGKVLLGVIVALACLTTAVGLVAACAQYFQTLTPSVSYRTYVTVLTAFSFLMSNLGLNALIAISVPVLTMLYPLAIVLVVLSFFHRWHGGSRKVYGFAVLLTAVFSLYDGLKATGVETAWLEPLLSWAPLFSIGLGWIVPALIGAALGLAVDRPSLPKRKKAA; encoded by the coding sequence ATGAAAATGAAAGATGTGGTATGGACCGGACTCATGCTCTTTTCTCTCTTTTTTGGAGCGGGGAATTTAATCTTTCCTCCTTACTTAGGAATGGAAGCGGGAACGGCCGTGTGGCCCGCGGTGTTCGGCTTTATTATCACAGGGGTCGGGCTGCCGCTGTTGTCGGTGGCGGCGGTGGCGTTTGCGAAAGACGGCGTCCATTCGCTCGGCAACGCCGTTCATCCGCTGTTTAGCCTTTGTTTTTCACTGGCGGTGTATTTGGCGATCGGCCCGTTTTTTGGCATTCCAAGGGCGGCGAGCGTCGCCTATGAAATCGGAGCGAAGCCATTTTTTGTTGATGGTGGCGCCTTCGCGATGTGGCTGTTTACCGGCATCTTTTTTGCGCTCGTGTATTGGTTAAGCTTAAACCCGTCCAAGCTCGTCGATCGAATCGGGCAGTTGTTGACGCCGGCGTTGTTGCTTTCGATTGCCGTGCTTTGCATGACGGGATTGATCCGGCTCGATGACCCGCAGGCTGCGCCTGCCGAGAAATATGCGTCCGCTCCGTTGGCGAAAGGGATGTTGGAAGGGTATTTGACGATGGATACGATCGCCGCGCTCGCCTTTGGCATTGTTGTCATCCATGCGCTTCGCGACCGCGGGGTGAACCGTCCGTCCTTGCAGGCGAAGGCGACGATTCAAGCCGGGCTGATCGCCGGGGTCGGGCTTGCGCTTGTATATACGGGCATCGCCATCATTGGATCGCGAATGGCTGGTGTCGGCTCTTTTGCCAACGGGGCTGAGCTGTTGTCGCATGTATCGGCGCTGTTGTTCGGCGGCGGCGGGAAGGTGCTGTTAGGCGTCATCGTTGCGCTCGCCTGCTTGACGACAGCCGTCGGGTTGGTCGCTGCTTGTGCGCAGTACTTTCAAACGCTCACGCCATCCGTTTCGTACCGGACGTACGTGACCGTGCTTACCGCCTTCAGTTTTTTGATGTCAAATCTAGGCTTAAATGCGCTGATCGCCATTTCTGTTCCGGTTTTGACGATGTTGTATCCGCTCGCGATCGTACTCGTTGTGTTGTCATTTTTCCATCGTTGGCACGGCGGGTCGCGGAAGGTGTACGGTTTCGCCGTGCTGTTGACGGCCGTGTTCAGCTTGTATGATGGACTAAAAGCGACCGGGGTGGAGACGGCATGGCTTGAGCCGTTGCTCTCATGGGCGCCGTTGTTCTCGATCGGGCTTGGCTGGATCGTCCCGGCCTTGATCGGGGCGGCGCTCGGGTTGGCGGTCGACCGGCCGTCTCTACCTAAACGGAAAAAGGCGGCGTAA
- a CDS encoding N-acetylmuramoyl-L-alanine amidase has product MRRGRWLAVLFCLCWLMIAAWPAGAKGENENTDELAVVTADRVNVRQGPGVPYRPLANVHRGETYRLLDVKDGWVKIEWKPNRTGWIATPYAAPVQRMEIVQEDRLRLRQEPSLDGRIIGHLAQGDRVAVIQEEGEWKQIVTNEAVGWAAASYLAAAEPLRNSQRTGVVTADSLNVRIAPSLDAERVGRLVRGEHVEIVETKQDWYKIVARSGSGGWVAADYVEMKSGQAVESEEDAVVASVSPVGVSLAAIQGNGPRRYVSRWTRGPIQALAGKTVVLDAGHGGKDGGAQSVNGVVEKALTMETAERLKEKLEMYGARVVLTRAGDDYVPLSARVAAARLYQADAFISLHYDSAADRDASGITVYYYDRFADYGLAQSFQGPFTQLSTLPFRGIAFGDYYVLRENERPSVLLELGYLSNPSDAGTVATDGYQEAVTTAIASAVRRYFE; this is encoded by the coding sequence ATGAGGCGGGGAAGATGGCTCGCCGTATTGTTTTGTTTATGTTGGTTGATGATCGCTGCCTGGCCGGCAGGGGCGAAAGGGGAAAACGAGAATACAGACGAGTTGGCTGTCGTGACAGCTGACCGGGTGAACGTCCGCCAAGGGCCAGGGGTGCCGTACCGTCCGTTGGCAAACGTTCACCGTGGTGAGACGTATCGGCTGCTCGATGTGAAAGACGGCTGGGTGAAAATCGAGTGGAAGCCGAACCGAACCGGTTGGATCGCCACACCGTACGCCGCCCCTGTCCAAAGAATGGAAATCGTGCAAGAAGACCGTCTTCGTCTCCGTCAAGAGCCAAGTCTCGATGGGCGCATTATCGGCCATCTTGCTCAAGGGGATCGGGTCGCGGTCATTCAAGAAGAGGGAGAATGGAAACAAATTGTCACGAATGAGGCCGTCGGCTGGGCGGCGGCGTCGTATTTGGCAGCCGCTGAACCGTTGCGGAACTCGCAGCGGACGGGAGTCGTGACGGCCGATTCACTGAACGTGCGGATTGCACCGTCGCTGGACGCGGAGCGAGTCGGGCGGTTGGTGCGCGGCGAGCACGTTGAAATTGTCGAAACAAAACAGGACTGGTACAAGATCGTTGCCCGGTCTGGTTCAGGCGGTTGGGTGGCGGCGGATTACGTTGAAATGAAAAGTGGACAGGCAGTTGAAAGCGAGGAAGACGCAGTGGTCGCCTCGGTTTCACCTGTCGGCGTTAGCCTCGCCGCCATTCAAGGAAATGGCCCGCGCCGATATGTGAGCCGCTGGACACGAGGGCCTATTCAGGCGCTGGCCGGGAAAACGGTCGTGCTGGATGCAGGCCATGGCGGCAAAGACGGAGGGGCGCAAAGCGTCAATGGCGTCGTCGAGAAAGCATTGACCATGGAAACGGCGGAACGGCTGAAAGAAAAGTTGGAAATGTACGGAGCGCGCGTAGTGTTGACCCGCGCCGGTGATGATTACGTGCCGCTGTCGGCGCGCGTCGCCGCCGCCCGCTTGTATCAGGCGGACGCGTTTATTAGCTTGCATTACGACAGCGCGGCTGACCGGGACGCTTCCGGCATCACCGTTTACTATTACGACCGGTTCGCCGACTATGGCTTGGCGCAATCGTTCCAAGGGCCGTTCACGCAGCTCTCCACGTTGCCGTTTCGCGGCATTGCTTTTGGCGACTATTACGTGTTGCGGGAAAACGAGCGGCCGTCCGTATTGCTTGAACTCGGCTATTTAAGCAACCCGTCCGATGCCGGAACAGTGGCGACCGATGGGTATCAAGAAGCGGTAACAACAGCGATCGCAAGCGCGGTTCGCCGCTATTTTGAATGA
- a CDS encoding YecA family protein — MSVGRNDPCPCGSGKKYKKCCMNKAMEEEAKRARQRRFFEQKYELSQQVHCFLDEALSYAEQRAIKHAFRQAIREMKHSEMLEPLETLWYLFVHRFPNGMRGVEWFRREKGRRLSSELQNMLDRWVQLVPRLVQFVDRGEDGGTAVDRLTGETLFLPFSETMPDVVPWGGMFAFLEPFDDGYYIQGVASIVGPDGVREAEERMRSLLQETNMPYEELAFSHFLEIVDACHSASSLSERETEVVEQRTVVYDMPDARNVLRQLEQHGIAIIDEETTEAIKGSLRGVTYEYRDDLASGPIYLDELTGFLEGRGRTMTFSAFDADAERVLTETLEAMGLPVTVVSRSAKTHLVPKGVKLLSYHVELPPGEPPYMAFVANSAVMLEQMLHVPREEWGGRSVHEVAMNGEQEKVEQWLRTYEYHTFERLRQEGSPVMVNTNSIRSRYGLPLSPFVTPEAERTTYIQVFQRLDGGEYFVIPAEWKARFFGTDLLHFYEEKTEGKSEATKAKYRLGVTAVGHYLQTTPLSSWNELESRHWQQCLAFHYVMFSPDISVNQAKQVLSAVQALAKWLDGRYRTSHARVVRQLVTELQEPLLKAVRLLRLYHRPDLPMEIADIAWKHMVESKEEYRTGTFRVGNVGREEAIIHSLETGEQFRWRLTPSVKSYVEPGMCLEAAFTQDGALAAAQRVYPPQAAPYIEAFVQFDRSSVKV; from the coding sequence ATGTCGGTCGGCCGAAACGACCCGTGTCCGTGTGGGAGCGGAAAAAAGTATAAAAAATGCTGCATGAACAAAGCGATGGAGGAAGAGGCGAAAAGGGCGCGGCAACGTCGGTTTTTTGAACAGAAGTATGAGCTGTCGCAACAAGTGCACTGTTTCTTAGACGAGGCGCTCTCCTACGCCGAACAACGGGCGATAAAGCACGCGTTCCGTCAGGCCATTCGGGAAATGAAACACAGTGAGATGCTTGAGCCGCTTGAAACGCTTTGGTACTTGTTCGTTCACCGTTTCCCAAACGGGATGCGCGGCGTTGAATGGTTTCGGCGCGAGAAAGGACGCCGTTTATCTTCGGAATTGCAAAACATGCTTGACCGGTGGGTTCAGCTTGTTCCGCGCCTCGTTCAGTTTGTGGACCGCGGTGAAGACGGGGGGACAGCGGTCGACCGATTGACGGGGGAAACGTTGTTTCTGCCATTTAGCGAGACGATGCCGGATGTAGTGCCTTGGGGCGGTATGTTTGCGTTTCTCGAGCCGTTTGACGACGGTTATTATATTCAAGGCGTCGCCTCTATCGTCGGGCCGGATGGGGTGAGGGAGGCTGAAGAACGAATGCGCTCACTTCTTCAAGAGACGAATATGCCATACGAAGAGCTGGCATTTTCCCATTTTCTTGAGATTGTCGATGCGTGTCACAGTGCCTCGTCATTATCCGAACGTGAGACCGAGGTGGTTGAACAGCGGACGGTTGTCTATGACATGCCTGATGCGCGGAACGTTCTGCGCCAGCTAGAGCAACACGGAATCGCGATCATTGATGAAGAAACGACCGAGGCCATCAAAGGTTCGCTGCGCGGTGTGACGTACGAATATCGCGATGATCTTGCTTCCGGCCCGATTTATCTGGACGAACTAACGGGCTTTTTAGAAGGTCGGGGGCGGACGATGACCTTCTCCGCATTTGATGCGGACGCTGAGCGGGTGCTGACAGAAACGCTTGAGGCAATGGGGCTGCCGGTGACGGTTGTATCGCGGTCGGCGAAGACACACCTTGTCCCTAAAGGAGTGAAGTTACTGTCATACCATGTCGAGTTGCCGCCTGGTGAGCCGCCATATATGGCGTTTGTTGCCAACAGCGCCGTGATGTTAGAGCAGATGTTGCATGTGCCGCGTGAGGAATGGGGAGGGCGGTCCGTTCATGAAGTGGCGATGAACGGGGAGCAGGAAAAGGTCGAGCAATGGCTGCGCACGTATGAATACCATACGTTCGAGCGTCTCCGTCAAGAAGGGAGTCCGGTGATGGTCAATACGAACAGCATCCGTTCCCGCTACGGCTTGCCGCTCTCGCCATTTGTGACGCCTGAAGCTGAGCGGACAACGTATATTCAAGTGTTTCAACGGCTCGATGGGGGCGAGTATTTTGTCATACCGGCGGAATGGAAAGCGCGCTTTTTCGGCACCGATCTCCTTCATTTTTACGAGGAAAAAACGGAAGGGAAATCGGAAGCGACGAAAGCGAAATACCGTCTCGGTGTGACAGCGGTCGGCCATTATTTGCAGACGACGCCACTGTCATCGTGGAATGAGTTGGAATCGCGCCATTGGCAGCAATGTTTGGCCTTTCACTACGTCATGTTTTCTCCTGACATAAGCGTCAATCAGGCGAAACAAGTGTTAAGCGCCGTTCAGGCGCTTGCGAAATGGTTGGACGGCCGCTATCGGACAAGCCATGCCCGGGTCGTGCGCCAACTTGTGACGGAATTGCAGGAGCCGTTGTTGAAAGCGGTTCGCCTTCTTCGGCTGTATCATCGGCCTGATTTGCCCATGGAGATTGCCGATATTGCTTGGAAACATATGGTGGAAAGCAAAGAAGAGTACCGGACGGGGACATTTCGGGTAGGGAACGTTGGCCGGGAAGAGGCCATCATTCACTCGTTGGAGACGGGCGAACAGTTTCGTTGGCGCTTGACGCCGTCGGTGAAATCGTATGTCGAGCCCGGTATGTGCTTAGAAGCTGCATTCACCCAAGACGGCGCATTGGCGGCCGCCCAACGTGTATACCCGCCGCAAGCCGCCCCTTATATAGAAGCGTTCGTTCAGTTTGATCGGTCATCCGTTAAAGTGTAG
- a CDS encoding plasmid pRiA4b ORF-3 family protein yields MEEKRLIDLIDELMTRLNSTKTSHPHGRWTETPKSKSTTSKKPRRSKTAYQLKISLNGIRPPIWRRVLVPGHATFHDLHLIIQEAMGWEQAHLYEFDLRNVLVSIPDDWDSFHFGKERLDARRIQLQQWLTEEKQKFLYIYDFGDYWRHTITVEKIETLPKPLERATCLKGKRACPPEDCGGVYGYLELLESAANQDSLTDPELLERLDWMYDMKGEDFDPDAFNIEEVNKRLSYIHL; encoded by the coding sequence ATGGAAGAGAAAAGACTCATCGACTTGATCGACGAATTGATGACGAGGCTTAATTCAACGAAAACTTCCCATCCGCACGGTCGATGGACGGAAACACCAAAAAGCAAAAGCACGACATCAAAGAAACCGCGCCGCTCCAAAACCGCCTATCAGTTAAAAATATCCTTAAACGGCATCCGTCCGCCGATTTGGCGGCGCGTCCTTGTTCCCGGACATGCAACATTTCACGATCTTCATCTCATCATCCAAGAAGCGATGGGTTGGGAACAAGCTCATTTATACGAGTTCGATCTCAGAAACGTGCTTGTAAGCATCCCGGACGATTGGGACTCGTTCCACTTTGGGAAAGAGCGGTTGGACGCCCGCCGCATTCAATTGCAGCAATGGCTGACGGAAGAAAAACAAAAGTTTCTGTACATTTACGATTTTGGCGACTACTGGCGCCATACCATCACCGTCGAAAAGATTGAAACACTCCCCAAACCGCTGGAACGCGCCACTTGCCTGAAAGGGAAACGGGCATGCCCTCCCGAGGATTGCGGCGGCGTCTATGGTTATTTGGAGCTGCTCGAATCAGCGGCAAACCAAGACTCCCTTACGGATCCGGAACTGCTTGAACGACTTGACTGGATGTATGACATGAAAGGCGAAGATTTTGATCCCGATGCGTTTAACATCGAGGAGGTGAACAAGCGGTTATCCTACATCCATCTGTAG
- a CDS encoding SEC-C domain-containing protein: MTVSRNALCPCGSGKKYKHCCGKQEAVSIASIIERELVECMQDVVLFASERYEDVLVEAMAECPLQWFPEELEAGAHLLLTDWAVFCRPVDEKGTTIFSAYMQDRRRNRWRPAVQAHLERWTEGVPSFGEIIRFEEERRLMVRDLVSREEQRVHFLTSEAVPPAEEGDVLLGFLLPYGEEFTYFIAALPFPKSGRARLAHAIEAERKRSGKAADAFWRTSFPEALDLALNEWLWQLSAELEWNHPDEEAVLHELKRREEKTSPRVLSHAAFFWRMYCEQDEPVIDDPIVYAAALRHVAGQMAEEEFMDVEKAAARYGVSVEEVESTSVEFVLFAMEMLDHDEDGEWDEDDEEWLDDEWDFEEDMIDGDELDAAIDEWLDEVEELFDDEGWDTDQVRRLIDKAMRTWKKDGLLEGVDEAELREELEELVWQTFAGWGFC, encoded by the coding sequence ATGACGGTGTCGCGGAATGCCCTTTGTCCGTGCGGCAGCGGCAAAAAGTACAAGCATTGTTGCGGAAAGCAAGAGGCGGTATCGATTGCATCCATCATTGAGCGCGAGCTGGTCGAATGCATGCAGGATGTGGTCTTGTTTGCGTCGGAGCGATACGAGGACGTGTTGGTGGAAGCGATGGCGGAATGCCCGTTGCAGTGGTTTCCGGAAGAGTTAGAGGCGGGCGCTCATTTATTGTTGACGGATTGGGCTGTTTTTTGCCGGCCGGTGGATGAGAAAGGGACCACGATCTTTTCGGCGTACATGCAAGACCGGCGCCGCAATCGTTGGCGGCCGGCGGTGCAAGCGCATTTGGAGCGGTGGACGGAGGGGGTTCCGTCGTTTGGCGAGATCATCCGTTTCGAGGAAGAGCGGCGTCTCATGGTGCGCGATCTTGTGAGCAGGGAAGAACAACGCGTCCATTTTTTAACGTCGGAGGCCGTGCCGCCGGCTGAAGAAGGGGACGTTTTGCTTGGCTTCCTCCTTCCATACGGGGAAGAGTTTACGTACTTTATAGCCGCTCTGCCGTTTCCAAAGAGCGGAAGAGCACGGCTCGCCCATGCGATCGAGGCGGAGAGAAAACGAAGCGGGAAAGCGGCAGACGCGTTTTGGCGAACATCGTTTCCAGAAGCGCTCGATCTAGCCCTTAACGAATGGCTATGGCAGCTGTCGGCCGAACTGGAATGGAATCATCCTGACGAAGAGGCAGTCCTTCACGAGCTGAAGCGGAGAGAAGAAAAGACATCGCCCCGGGTGCTTAGCCATGCGGCGTTCTTTTGGCGCATGTATTGCGAACAAGATGAACCGGTCATCGATGACCCAATCGTGTATGCAGCCGCGCTTCGCCATGTTGCCGGCCAGATGGCGGAAGAGGAGTTCATGGATGTAGAGAAAGCGGCCGCACGCTACGGAGTGTCTGTCGAGGAAGTCGAATCCACTTCCGTGGAATTTGTCTTGTTCGCGATGGAGATGCTTGATCACGATGAGGATGGCGAGTGGGATGAAGATGATGAGGAATGGCTTGATGATGAGTGGGATTTCGAAGAGGACATGATAGACGGCGATGAGTTGGATGCCGCGATTGACGAGTGGCTTGACGAAGTCGAAGAGCTGTTTGATGACGAAGGCTGGGACACCGATCAAGTCCGCCGCTTGATTGACAAGGCGATGCGAACATGGAAAAAGGACGGTTTGCTTGAAGGGGTTGACGAAGCCGAACTTCGTGAAGAACTCGAGGAGCTCGTCTGGCAAACATTTGCGGGGTGGGGGTTTTGTTAA